Proteins encoded together in one Campylobacter concisus window:
- a CDS encoding acetate kinase → MRILVLNSGSSSIKFQLFEMQTKTSLASGLVEQIGSSSSRAVLKANGEVYEIKRFIKDHHDGLEAMNELFTTSHTLHDLSELDGIGHRIVHGGESFFSSMIVDESVIKKIEEISPLAPLHNPGHLAGIKNAMKESKNVPHVVVFDTVFHQSMPEYAYRYALPYDVCKTHHIRKYGFHGTSHRYVCKQAAKMLGIEFDKFNAISLHLGNGASACAVQNGKSIDTSMGLSPLEGLIMGTRSGDMDPAVVIYLLNIGVLKWNEIDNFLNKKSGLFGICGSSDMREVVAKMQNDERAKLAFEMFCYRVKKYIGSYYAILGRVDALIFTGGIGENAPNTRQKICDDLKHLGIHINHELNFSNERGERCIDEEGAKIKTLIIPTNEELEIAIETARVIKERTL, encoded by the coding sequence ATGAGAATTTTAGTTTTAAACTCAGGTAGCAGCTCGATAAAATTTCAGCTTTTTGAAATGCAGACAAAAACAAGCCTAGCAAGCGGTCTAGTCGAGCAAATCGGCAGCTCTAGCTCAAGGGCGGTGCTAAAGGCAAATGGCGAAGTTTATGAGATAAAACGCTTCATAAAAGACCACCACGACGGACTTGAAGCGATGAACGAACTCTTTACCACCTCGCATACGCTGCACGATCTAAGCGAGCTTGACGGCATCGGACACAGGATAGTGCATGGCGGCGAGAGCTTTTTTAGCTCGATGATCGTTGATGAAAGCGTCATCAAAAAGATCGAGGAGATAAGCCCACTAGCCCCACTTCACAACCCAGGGCACCTTGCTGGCATCAAAAACGCGATGAAAGAGAGCAAAAATGTGCCTCACGTGGTCGTTTTTGACACAGTGTTTCATCAAAGCATGCCAGAGTACGCCTACCGCTATGCCCTACCCTACGACGTTTGCAAGACTCATCACATCAGAAAATACGGCTTTCATGGCACTTCGCACAGATATGTCTGCAAGCAAGCGGCAAAAATGCTTGGCATAGAGTTTGATAAATTTAACGCTATCTCGCTTCATCTAGGCAACGGCGCCTCAGCTTGTGCTGTGCAAAATGGCAAAAGCATCGACACTTCGATGGGTCTTAGCCCACTTGAAGGGCTCATAATGGGCACAAGAAGCGGCGATATGGACCCAGCCGTGGTCATCTATCTGCTAAATATCGGCGTTTTAAAGTGGAACGAGATCGATAATTTTTTAAACAAAAAGAGCGGACTTTTTGGAATTTGTGGCTCAAGCGACATGAGAGAGGTCGTAGCTAAGATGCAAAACGACGAGCGCGCAAAGCTTGCATTTGAGATGTTTTGCTACCGAGTGAAAAAGTATATCGGCTCATACTACGCCATTTTAGGGCGTGTTGATGCGCTCATATTTACTGGCGGTATCGGCGAAAATGCGCCAAACACAAGGCAAAAAATTTGTGATGATCTAAAGCATCTTGGTATCCACATCAACCACGAGCTAAATTTCTCAAACGAGCGAGGCGAGAGGTGCATAGATGAAGAAGGCGCTAAGATAAAAACGCTCATCATCCCAACCAACGAAGAGCTTGAGATCGCCATAGAGACAGCCAGAGTGATAAAAGAGAGAACGCTTTAA
- a CDS encoding tyrosine-type recombinase/integrase, which produces MKFPLDCKDSFENSFIFWLTRYVKFKLSSLSNKELRDPKALASVNFALSREIKNIEQLDGLVKSARNAGLTGINTYFNPLKKIYETMKFYELSSLKQIDEELLSEILASTTGGLSDASKKNYRISVINFFAFLDKQNEEDGKAHVFDINLKNWGGVSGNKGQKLPEFMGEEEVKKFLDAIEQSDFKQNSNRNKLIIKIIIFTGIRVSEALNLKRKDITEDGDLFIIRIRGKGNKYRIVMIKRHLIEAHLDAIAINYINKEGYLFINKKGTRLTQAYVSRIVEQILFKAGIRKEKNGAHMLRHTFATMLYKKQKDLVLVQEALGHASLNTSRIYTHFDSDKLKLAAKVAEDLANE; this is translated from the coding sequence ATGAAATTCCCGCTTGACTGCAAAGATAGTTTTGAAAACTCATTTATATTTTGGCTAACTCGCTATGTCAAATTTAAACTTAGCTCGCTTTCAAACAAGGAGCTAAGAGATCCAAAGGCGCTTGCAAGTGTAAATTTCGCCCTAAGCCGCGAGATAAAAAACATAGAGCAGCTTGATGGGCTGGTAAAAAGCGCTAGAAATGCAGGACTAACTGGCATAAATACCTACTTTAATCCGCTTAAAAAGATATACGAGACGATGAAATTTTATGAGCTTAGCAGCCTAAAGCAGATCGATGAAGAGTTGCTAAGTGAAATTTTAGCAAGCACGACTGGCGGACTAAGTGATGCGAGCAAGAAAAACTACAGAATTTCAGTGATAAATTTCTTTGCCTTTTTAGACAAACAAAACGAAGAAGACGGCAAGGCTCATGTTTTTGATATAAATTTAAAAAACTGGGGCGGCGTTAGTGGCAACAAAGGGCAAAAACTGCCTGAGTTTATGGGCGAAGAGGAGGTTAAGAAATTTCTTGATGCGATCGAGCAGAGCGACTTTAAGCAAAACTCAAACCGCAATAAGCTCATCATAAAAATCATCATCTTTACTGGCATTCGTGTGAGCGAGGCGCTAAATTTAAAGAGAAAAGATATCACTGAAGATGGTGATCTTTTTATCATTAGAATTCGTGGCAAAGGCAACAAATACCGCATCGTAATGATAAAGCGCCACCTCATAGAAGCGCACCTAGACGCGATCGCGATAAACTACATCAATAAAGAGGGCTATCTTTTTATAAATAAAAAAGGCACGAGGCTCACACAAGCTTATGTTAGCCGTATCGTGGAGCAAATTTTATTTAAAGCTGGTATCAGAAAAGAGAAAAACGGCGCTCACATGCTGCGCCACACCTTTGCAACGATGCTTTATAAAAAGCAAAAAGACCTTGTGCTCGTGCAAGAAGCTCTTGGGCATGCAAGCCTAAATACCTCACGAATTTACACGCACTTTGATAGTGACAAGCTAAAACTAGCTGCCAAAGTGGCTGAGGACTTGGCAAATGAGTAA